Part of the Anopheles coluzzii chromosome 3, AcolN3, whole genome shotgun sequence genome is shown below.
GCGCAATCTTCGGCAGCACCGTGCCGTCGAGCATCGACTCGCGGAACTGGACCGAGTACAGCCCAATGCAGTCCAGCACGATCAGCCCGATCTCCGTCGCCAGGTTCGACTCGTACAGGGCCTGCTTGAGGCGCCACGTTTCCTCGACCAGATTTTCCCGGTTCGCCGTGTGGTTCAGCGTGCCCGACTCGAACCCGGCCTCGCCGCCGTTCGTTGCGCTGGGCGGCAGTACCCGCGCCGGCAGCGTGCTCGCTTTCGCCGCCTTGCTACTCTTCGCATCGCGCCCCCCGTCCGCCGGCACCTGGACGTGCTTTTTGCCCACGTACCGGAAGTACAGCAGGCACAGATCGAGCACGGTAAAGAACTGTACCGTCTCGCTTTCGGTGCAGTTGTGCCACCAGGCGATCATGTGCTCCGGCGCCAGATGCTTCACCACGAACAGGAAGCTGACGAGCAGATCTTTGGTTTCCGTCACGGAAAACTTGTCCGTCCGCTGGATGATGGTGGGCTGCGTCACGCTCACCGACCGGGCGTGGCTCGGGCGGGCCGAGTTGGCGTACGACGAGTCGTTGAACTGGTTCCGTATCACCACCGTACCGTCCTGCGACAGCGTGGAGCACTCCGAGTTGAGCGAGCTGCTCGAGTGCCCATTGGACAGGGCGGCGGAAGCCTGTCCCTGTCCGGCGATGGCCGCCAGAAAGCTCGTATCCTTCAGATGCAGCGACGAGCGGATCGGGCTCGTGTACTCGATAAACATCGTCACCCGGTTCGAGCGGGACTTTGGTGTGCTGGTTTGGGAGGCCACGGCGGACGGTGTCGCCGTCGTGGGCAGCGTGGGCAGCGAGTCGCGCGCGAATACGTAGCTACTGCTGCACGACATACGATTGGCACCGACCGGATCAAGATGTTTGCCCTTCCGATCCGTCCCGTCCGATATGCGGTTAAGGTTCTCCAGCACAATCCCCAGCCAGGGCACGTACAGCATCGCCAGCCGGCTCTGCTGGCCCTTGTTCTGGTAGCGATCGTCCAGATCGTGCTTGGCAAGCAGCTCCTTCAGCGTAACCAACCCCAGCCTTCGAATGTGGTTCACTTCGTTCAGTGAACTCTTCACCTCTTGCAGCAAAATGCCCACCAGGAAGTGCTGCCGACAGTACTCCTCCGACAGGCAGAACTGTTGCAGCAGATCCGGCGCCCGATTGTTGGGCGTTAGCATGAAGGGCAGGTTCAGCGGTACGTAGTGCTCGTGTGAACACACCTCCCGCAGGAAGCTAAACTTGTACTCGTGCAGGATGCGCGAATCACCCGGTCCCCACCGGTCCATATACACCCGTATCAACCGAAACACAAACCCACGGTCCATGAACGACAGGCAGCGCTTCACAAACACGGACAAGCTCTGATTGAGCTGCTCCGTCTCCATCGGCAGGTCCTTGTGGCGGGAGTTGATGTACGGCACCAGCACCTGAAACAGTGCCTCGATGCGGCTGCAAAACTCCTTCGGAAACCGCTCGTTCCGCTGCATCTTGATGCGCCCGGTCGACAGCAGATACTGTGCCATGCTCTTCACAATCACCTCGAAAAAGATGCCGGAAAACTTCAGAAACTTGTTCACCACCAAGAAGTCCGTATTGTTCGGGTGGAGCAGCGTGAGCAGATGCCGGCACAGCTCCCCATGGACGGTGTGCTGCTGCGCGGTCGGCGAGCTCCCGCCCGCCGGCTGGCTGTCGATGCGGTACACGTACTTCACGTACGCACTGAGCAGCTCCTTGCGCTTCGCGTCCTCCGCCACCATGTGAAAGAGATTGACCAGCAGGCGTATGATGTTCAGGCCCACCTCCTCGCTGCCGGTCGCTACGAGCAGCGCAAACAGCTGGTTCAGTATGGTGGGCAAAAACGTGATCAGCGAACCGATCTGTATCGCGTGGGCCGCCTTCAGGATCTTGCACGTTTCCGTCGTGTCCGGCGGGGCGATCGTTTTCGTGTGCTCCAGCAAGCGTTCCGCGTGCAGGAAGAGATTGTGCAGGTGCTGGTCGGTGGTCAGCACGGTCGAGTCGAGCCGCAGGCTGACGGTGAAGATGGGCCGCTGGTTGTCGATCCACTGCACATCCGGACCGGCGTTCTGCTAAACGAATGGGGAATGGTTTGTAGCGGATGGACGGGCAATATTTTGGGAGTGTGGGAGgttgttttttacaataaatacacaaaccacagaaaagaaagagagagagggagagaacaTACACATGGAAAAAAGGTTAGATTTTTCTACCAATGTTAAAGGGAGAGTCCTTGCGGATACGACTCGCCGATAGGCGAATCGTAACGTTATTAGTATGTGTTAGCATCATCAAAAGACTATCATGCAGACTAAAATGCTCGAGTCGCTGGTTTTGTATGCGCTTTTGCAGGCGGAAAGTGACAACTTACCCCTCTGCCCAAACCGAGCGGCTGGATCGACAAATAGCCCACTGGCAGGGTGGTCGCCACCGGCAGACACTGTTCCTCGACGTTGATTTTCCCTTTCGCCAGCAGGGGCACCCAAGCGAACCCGACCGCCTGCTCGGTGCTGGTAGTGGTGAGGTCTTTCTTTTTCGCAATATTGCACGACACGTGGAAGAAGGAAAACAGCAAATGATGCTGGGGCGTAATGTTGAGCGGAAGGCGCAGCTTGATCTCCTCGTACCAGGTCGGGCTGGTGTTGTGGTGCAGCACCGGGCAAGACATTTGCGAGACCAGCTGCTCCTGACCGGGTCTTCCGTAGATACACTGGAAAAATTGGTGGAAAATATGTACTTCAGTTTAACGTCTTGTTTAAATTATGATCAACGAGCTCGGCAAACGATGCTCTCACCTCAATCGATTTGGCTTCGGCCGTATCGCTGTCGCGAAGCTCCACGATCACAGCCAAATTACGGGCTCGAGAGAAATGCTTCTGACTATCGTAGTTCAAATGCAGCGGATACACAAACAGATGGTTCACAAAGTGTACGAAGGGATGGAGGTGTTGCTCGGAGCTGTTGGCAAATTCCGTCACCTCGACGGTCGGATCCGCGACGGGTGGAATGGGGAACGGATTTAACGGTACCAAACTGTTTGTAAGGCAGTCTGCaaagggagaaaaataaatcattaaacTGTATCCTTACAAAAAACCATTTTCGAACTTACTGTTGGGCAGTTCGTTCAGTGCTTCAATGTAAATCTTCAAGGAGCCCGGTATCACAGTCAGTTTGCTGAACTTGTCCGGCTTCCTGTACTCggccagcagcttcagcagctcctCGTCCTTCAGCTTCGCGCCCTCCTGCCGGTAGATGGCCGGGAACTCGTACGACGTGTCCAGATCGTTGCTGTACAGCTGAAACAGTGGCCGGGCGGCCCACGCGAACGGCATCCGATAGTGGCCACACTTTTGCGCGTACTGCTTGATCGTCTTCTGCAGCTTGCACAGCACCTTCGGGTCTTTGGTCGTCTTCAGGTACGGCTCGACCGACGGATTGATGGCACCCTGCAGTATCTTGTCGATCCGCACCACGATAAAGATGTCCGCGTGCGGTACGGTCACGTTGAAAATGGCTTGCCTCGCACGGGCCAGCCACTCTTTGGTGACCGCCGCCGAGTGCAGCTCGTCACTGTGCGTGTCACATTTGGTGCGGCCCGGTTTCAGCGTGCCGTTGCCATTGTGGTGCGCTTTGTTGGCCGCGTTCGGGGAGGCACAGACGGGCCGCTCGGCTTTGCAACTGCCGGTCAGCAGTTCGTGCACGTGCTCTTTGTTGAGATCGAAATAGAAATTTTCGCTCAACTTTCGGCCGGCTCGGGCATCGTACAGCGCTACGCTCGTGAGGTATGGTTCGATCTGTAAAAACAGAGAATTGTTTATAAAAAGGGGtcagaaaacataaaattctatgaatctttttaaaattaattattattttaacaaaattgaAATCACTGCAGGTTTTGTATAGAACCGAGGTCAAAATCATGTCCAAATTGATCATGTCGTAATCATCACTGTCGCCCTCTGTTGGTAGCTAGCGTTACTAATGAAGCAGAACTTGAtcaaccagtttttttttgcaaaattattgcaattgaaaaaagggattattttttatcCTTTCGGTGCTGTGATGTCAAAAAAGagtaaattataaaaattgtGTTGCTAtttaggggaaggtaggtaacgTAGGTAagctgacgttgctccagcttacagaacagcTGCCTAGAACTTCCCTgtaggaaattactccgctTGTTAATAGGTGAAGCCATTTTTAACCAATGAAGATTCCagtttttgatatttgtaatcccatagaatctctcatctattcctgaatgTTGCCGTACCAATGCCTCTTCTTGTTATTGCATAGATTTGTGTAAgtcgtgacaagatattggatttcgtgaagtgCCTCATCATAGTCGtgcgagtaatagcataacgaatggATGCTTTTTTGACTGGTGTGCCGTTTCTCGCATATTTCCATGCATTTATCCGAATGAATTTAACcaatattatgccaaaaatgttcaacaaaacaaatgtgttgttttactttaaatttggatgctgcattgtaatttgttttgaaaaattaccTTTCTCACACATTTTTGAGAAATGTCCATCTTACCCACAGTGGCCGTCTTTACTTACCTTCCCCTACTAATATTATAAAACTCATGCATAACTTCATACGGTTTTTTTGGCCTGTTAGTTAGGTTAAACTACttttttgaagtttttgaacatttcctatattttcacaaataaaaaaatgtgtatgAAATAGTTTTGCCAGTGTCACAACTCCTTATCaacttttcaaaaaaaaatctttttattatttgaaaaattTAGAAgatcaaaaacataaaatttcataaaataatactgcagagccggtctcgtagtacagtcgtcaactcgtacgacttaataacatgcccgtcatgggttcaagccccaaacggaccgtgccgccatacgtaggactgactatcctgctatggggggatcaataagtcactgaaagccaagcccacaagtaatggcacaggcaggccttgaccgacaacgttcgttgagccaaaaaaaaaaaactgcagag
Proteins encoded:
- the LOC120960071 gene encoding dedicator of cytokinesis protein 9 isoform X3, giving the protein MTERKFTRGLNKPGMAAQLRENISQVTKPIIVEPIDFEAFVVKNRTLIQNDPQRELLLYPNDDVSEILQPKKFRTVHSNIPGHVSQAATTTSTNWSSKRSNSGADSAASSQNGTPTSNRSQTSSASSSSSSSSAGSGGGTAIGGLLLTRQALHTYNSPNHLIHYKYSKYGGTCYDLPRISPSEELREEVYEVDTDPDRLDEQMTRSQADTIAKQGYLFKGPDTNSDRMFAHIGSKSFKKRYCYLRQEIDGTYILELHKDEKQAEAKATIVMDFCTEVVPNPKKGRFCFELRMKMNEGQHGKSVTLAADDEAEMEDWLRKISSVLQQNKLQEDKRVASLERAAAPLATANANTATMPASPCSTMQYGTLKGLEQSMNPQLNRYARETDQSIAQARRDSRKRLFGGQQLLYLQSGGTVGGGGGRGGGAAPLAGGVASAAAPSRSEAFIEPYREQFGQRILIKCDSLRFRLLGPIDGVNGPPVPDSDAPLCQIEPYLTSVALYDARAGRKLSENFYFDLNKEHVHELLTGSCKAERPVCASPNAANKAHHNGNGTLKPGRTKCDTHSDELHSAAVTKEWLARARQAIFNVTVPHADIFIVVRIDKILQGAINPSVEPYLKTTKDPKVLCKLQKTIKQYAQKCGHYRMPFAWAARPLFQLYSNDLDTSYEFPAIYRQEGAKLKDEELLKLLAEYRKPDKFSKLTVIPGSLKIYIEALNELPNNCLTNSLVPLNPFPIPPVADPTVEVTEFANSSEQHLHPFVHFVNHLFVYPLHLNYDSQKHFSRARNLAVIVELRDSDTAEAKSIECIYGRPGQEQLVSQMSCPVLHHNTSPTWYEEIKLRLPLNITPQHHLLFSFFHVSCNIAKKKDLTTTSTEQAVGFAWVPLLAKGKINVEEQCLPVATTLPVGYLSIQPLGLGRGQNAGPDVQWIDNQRPIFTVSLRLDSTVLTTDQHLHNLFLHAERLLEHTKTIAPPDTTETCKILKAAHAIQIGSLITFLPTILNQLFALLVATGSEEVGLNIIRLLVNLFHMVAEDAKRKELLSAYVKYVYRIDSQPAGGSSPTAQQHTVHGELCRHLLTLLHPNNTDFLVVNKFLKFSGIFFEVIVKSMAQYLLSTGRIKMQRNERFPKEFCSRIEALFQVLVPYINSRHKDLPMETEQLNQSLSVFVKRCLSFMDRGFVFRLIRVYMDRWGPGDSRILHEYKFSFLREVCSHEHYVPLNLPFMLTPNNRAPDLLQQFCLSEEYCRQHFLVGILLQEVKSSLNEVNHIRRLGLVTLKELLAKHDLDDRYQNKGQQSRLAMLYVPWLGIVLENLNRISDGTDRKGKHLDPVGANRMSCSSSYVFARDSLPTLPTTATPSAVASQTSTPKSRSNRVTMFIEYTSPIRSSLHLKDTSFLAAIAGQGQASAALSNGHSSSSLNSECSTLSQDGTVVIRNQFNDSSYANSARPSHARSVSVTQPTIIQRTDKFSVTETKDLLVSFLFVVKHLAPEHMIAWWHNCTESETVQFFTVLDLCLLYFRYVGKKHVQVPADGGRDAKSSKAAKASTLPARVLPPSATNGGEAGFESGTLNHTANRENLVEETWRLKQALYESNLATEIGLIVLDCIGLYSVQFRESMLDGTVLPKIARVYLRFLQLGQSESLSKHVFAALRAFINNFSQALFKGTAVLCGQLVYELLKCCDSRLASLRQEACAVLYLLMRSNFEFSGRKGLTRVHLQVIISVSQMIGNVIGLNNARFQESLSTINNYASSDKAMKGTGFPMEVKDLTRRVRTVLMATAQMQAHHMDPERLLELQHSLANSYASTPELRQTWLTTMANNHLQNGNISEAACCYLHIAALVSEYLKLKGCCPVALGAESFGRISRNIPRDEKGLKLDSGTQDSQYTEQFLLERLKECADYLDRAERLECLGELYRLIVPILESRRDYPGLTQCYEHLAQAYTRVIEFNKSGKRLLGRFYRVIFFSQLYFEEENAVEYIYKEPKLTSLSEISERLDKQYRDKFGADNVKILKDSAPVDQSTLDPKIAYIQVTHVTPYFCKDELEMRPTEFEQNHDVDTFMYETPFTPSGAAHGTVEDQWKRRTILTTLHSFPYVLKRIPVRDRQSHELSPIEVAIDEMQTKVAELEEIVMGPIDLKKLQLRLQGSVAVTVNAGPLAYASAFLDPAKVSTKKYPLDKVEDLKEVFRDFIKICYTVLQINANLISSDQREYHNALKENYENLCSALSDLLGEIVYPLDDGNNNAHRHSLALFSAISGAPTNSSTA
- the LOC120960071 gene encoding dedicator of cytokinesis protein 9 isoform X2 — protein: MTERKFTRGLNKPGMAAQLRENISQVVRESTSLTKPIIVEPIDFEAFVVKNRTLIQNDPQRELLLYPNDDVSEILQPKKFRTVHSNIPGHVSQAATTTSTNWSSKRSNSGADSAASSQNGTPTSNRSQTSSASSSSSSSSAGSGGGTAIGGLLLTRQALHTYNSPNHLIHYKYSKYGGTCYDLPRISPSEELREEVYEVDTDPDRLDEQMTRSQADTIAKQGYLFKGPDTNSDRMFAHIGSKSFKKRYCYLRQEIDGTYILELHKDEKQAEAKATIVMDFCTEVVPNPKKGRFCFELRMKMNEGQHGKSVTLAADDEAEMEDWLRKISSVLQQNKLQEDKRVASLERAAAPLATANANTATMPASPCSTMQYGTLKGLEQSMNPQLNRYARETDQSIAQARRDSRKRLFGGQQLLYLQSGGTVGGGGGRGGGAAPLAGGVASAAAPSRSEAFIEPYREQFGQRILIKCDSLRFRLLGPIDGVNGPPVPDSDAPLCQIEPYLTSVALYDARAGRKLSENFYFDLNKEHVHELLTGSCKAERPVCASPNAANKAHHNGNGTLKPGRTKCDTHSDELHSAAVTKEWLARARQAIFNVTVPHADIFIVVRIDKILQGAINPSVEPYLKTTKDPKVLCKLQKTIKQYAQKCGHYRMPFAWAARPLFQLYSNDLDTSYEFPAIYRQEGAKLKDEELLKLLAEYRKPDKFSKLTVIPGSLKIYIEALNELPNNCLTNSLVPLNPFPIPPVADPTVEVTEFANSSEQHLHPFVHFVNHLFVYPLHLNYDSQKHFSRARNLAVIVELRDSDTAEAKSIECIYGRPGQEQLVSQMSCPVLHHNTSPTWYEEIKLRLPLNITPQHHLLFSFFHVSCNIAKKKDLTTTSTEQAVGFAWVPLLAKGKINVEEQCLPVATTLPVGYLSIQPLGLGRGNAGPDVQWIDNQRPIFTVSLRLDSTVLTTDQHLHNLFLHAERLLEHTKTIAPPDTTETCKILKAAHAIQIGSLITFLPTILNQLFALLVATGSEEVGLNIIRLLVNLFHMVAEDAKRKELLSAYVKYVYRIDSQPAGGSSPTAQQHTVHGELCRHLLTLLHPNNTDFLVVNKFLKFSGIFFEVIVKSMAQYLLSTGRIKMQRNERFPKEFCSRIEALFQVLVPYINSRHKDLPMETEQLNQSLSVFVKRCLSFMDRGFVFRLIRVYMDRWGPGDSRILHEYKFSFLREVCSHEHYVPLNLPFMLTPNNRAPDLLQQFCLSEEYCRQHFLVGILLQEVKSSLNEVNHIRRLGLVTLKELLAKHDLDDRYQNKGQQSRLAMLYVPWLGIVLENLNRISDGTDRKGKHLDPVGANRMSCSSSYVFARDSLPTLPTTATPSAVASQTSTPKSRSNRVTMFIEYTSPIRSSLHLKDTSFLAAIAGQGQASAALSNGHSSSSLNSECSTLSQDGTVVIRNQFNDSSYANSARPSHARSVSVTQPTIIQRTDKFSVTETKDLLVSFLFVVKHLAPEHMIAWWHNCTESETVQFFTVLDLCLLYFRYVGKKHVQVPADGGRDAKSSKAAKASTLPARVLPPSATNGGEAGFESGTLNHTANRENLVEETWRLKQALYESNLATEIGLIVLDCIGLYSVQFRESMLDGTVLPKIARVYLRFLQLGQSESLSKHVFAALRAFINNFSQALFKGTAVLCGQLVYELLKCCDSRLASLRQEACAVLYLLMRSNFEFSGRKGLTRVHLQVIISVSQMIGNVIGLNNARFQESLSTINNYASSDKAMKGTGFPMEVKDLTRRVRTVLMATAQMQAHHMDPERLLELQHSLANSYASTPELRQTWLTTMANNHLQNGNISEAACCYLHIAALVSEYLKLKGCCPVALGAESFGRISRNIPRDEKGLKLDSGTQDSQYTEQFLLERLKECADYLDRAERLECLGELYRLIVPILESRRDYPGLTQCYEHLAQAYTRVIEFNKSGKRLLGRFYRVIFFSQLYFEEENAVEYIYKEPKLTSLSEISERLDKQYRDKFGADNVKILKDSAPVDQSTLDPKIAYIQVTHVTPYFCKDELEMRPTEFEQNHDVDTFMYETPFTPSGAAHGTVEDQWKRRTILTTLHSFPYVLKRIPVRDRQSHELSPIEVAIDEMQTKVAELEEIVMGPIDLKKLQLRLQGSVAVTVNAGPLAYASAFLDPAKVSTKKYPLDKVEDLKEVFRDFIKICYTVLQINANLISSDQREYHNALKENYENLCSALSDLLGEIVYPLDDGNNNAHRHSLALFSAISGAPTNSSTA
- the LOC120960071 gene encoding dedicator of cytokinesis protein 9 isoform X1, whose amino-acid sequence is MTERKFTRGLNKPGMAAQLRENISQVVRESTSLTKPIIVEPIDFEAFVVKNRTLIQNDPQRELLLYPNDDVSEILQPKKFRTVHSNIPGHVSQAATTTSTNWSSKRSNSGADSAASSQNGTPTSNRSQTSSASSSSSSSSAGSGGGTAIGGLLLTRQALHTYNSPNHLIHYKYSKYGGTCYDLPRISPSEELREEVYEVDTDPDRLDEQMTRSQADTIAKQGYLFKGPDTNSDRMFAHIGSKSFKKRYCYLRQEIDGTYILELHKDEKQAEAKATIVMDFCTEVVPNPKKGRFCFELRMKMNEGQHGKSVTLAADDEAEMEDWLRKISSVLQQNKLQEDKRVASLERAAAPLATANANTATMPASPCSTMQYGTLKGLEQSMNPQLNRYARETDQSIAQARRDSRKRLFGGQQLLYLQSGGTVGGGGGRGGGAAPLAGGVASAAAPSRSEAFIEPYREQFGQRILIKCDSLRFRLLGPIDGVNGPPVPDSDAPLCQIEPYLTSVALYDARAGRKLSENFYFDLNKEHVHELLTGSCKAERPVCASPNAANKAHHNGNGTLKPGRTKCDTHSDELHSAAVTKEWLARARQAIFNVTVPHADIFIVVRIDKILQGAINPSVEPYLKTTKDPKVLCKLQKTIKQYAQKCGHYRMPFAWAARPLFQLYSNDLDTSYEFPAIYRQEGAKLKDEELLKLLAEYRKPDKFSKLTVIPGSLKIYIEALNELPNNCLTNSLVPLNPFPIPPVADPTVEVTEFANSSEQHLHPFVHFVNHLFVYPLHLNYDSQKHFSRARNLAVIVELRDSDTAEAKSIECIYGRPGQEQLVSQMSCPVLHHNTSPTWYEEIKLRLPLNITPQHHLLFSFFHVSCNIAKKKDLTTTSTEQAVGFAWVPLLAKGKINVEEQCLPVATTLPVGYLSIQPLGLGRGQNAGPDVQWIDNQRPIFTVSLRLDSTVLTTDQHLHNLFLHAERLLEHTKTIAPPDTTETCKILKAAHAIQIGSLITFLPTILNQLFALLVATGSEEVGLNIIRLLVNLFHMVAEDAKRKELLSAYVKYVYRIDSQPAGGSSPTAQQHTVHGELCRHLLTLLHPNNTDFLVVNKFLKFSGIFFEVIVKSMAQYLLSTGRIKMQRNERFPKEFCSRIEALFQVLVPYINSRHKDLPMETEQLNQSLSVFVKRCLSFMDRGFVFRLIRVYMDRWGPGDSRILHEYKFSFLREVCSHEHYVPLNLPFMLTPNNRAPDLLQQFCLSEEYCRQHFLVGILLQEVKSSLNEVNHIRRLGLVTLKELLAKHDLDDRYQNKGQQSRLAMLYVPWLGIVLENLNRISDGTDRKGKHLDPVGANRMSCSSSYVFARDSLPTLPTTATPSAVASQTSTPKSRSNRVTMFIEYTSPIRSSLHLKDTSFLAAIAGQGQASAALSNGHSSSSLNSECSTLSQDGTVVIRNQFNDSSYANSARPSHARSVSVTQPTIIQRTDKFSVTETKDLLVSFLFVVKHLAPEHMIAWWHNCTESETVQFFTVLDLCLLYFRYVGKKHVQVPADGGRDAKSSKAAKASTLPARVLPPSATNGGEAGFESGTLNHTANRENLVEETWRLKQALYESNLATEIGLIVLDCIGLYSVQFRESMLDGTVLPKIARVYLRFLQLGQSESLSKHVFAALRAFINNFSQALFKGTAVLCGQLVYELLKCCDSRLASLRQEACAVLYLLMRSNFEFSGRKGLTRVHLQVIISVSQMIGNVIGLNNARFQESLSTINNYASSDKAMKGTGFPMEVKDLTRRVRTVLMATAQMQAHHMDPERLLELQHSLANSYASTPELRQTWLTTMANNHLQNGNISEAACCYLHIAALVSEYLKLKGCCPVALGAESFGRISRNIPRDEKGLKLDSGTQDSQYTEQFLLERLKECADYLDRAERLECLGELYRLIVPILESRRDYPGLTQCYEHLAQAYTRVIEFNKSGKRLLGRFYRVIFFSQLYFEEENAVEYIYKEPKLTSLSEISERLDKQYRDKFGADNVKILKDSAPVDQSTLDPKIAYIQVTHVTPYFCKDELEMRPTEFEQNHDVDTFMYETPFTPSGAAHGTVEDQWKRRTILTTLHSFPYVLKRIPVRDRQSHELSPIEVAIDEMQTKVAELEEIVMGPIDLKKLQLRLQGSVAVTVNAGPLAYASAFLDPAKVSTKKYPLDKVEDLKEVFRDFIKICYTVLQINANLISSDQREYHNALKENYENLCSALSDLLGEIVYPLDDGNNNAHRHSLALFSAISGAPTNSSTA